In Lodderomyces elongisporus chromosome 1, complete sequence, a genomic segment contains:
- the IRE1 gene encoding bifunctional endoribonuclease/protein kinase ire1 (BUSCO:EOG09260P2K), with translation MHIIPFLTSFISLILLSCVYCSPRRGEKANSNNIESAQNELIKPYSNLPRISSHQQPLDYQQQQQQHQNQPSSQPLGQQHQQHVLQNHDSNYRMSSLLPLQLRSIEDCELQDLLLISDINGNLHGLERGTGSLLWTLPIDEPLVKVQSNNSSENQTSAKSQTNILWFVEPYDDGTLFYFTPMYGLNKLPTSIKTLVMESPFSLSGDDKIYTGTRKTALYSLNIHTGEIKSSFGNRDEECPVPTSALPPRDAEDDTIMIGKTRYELSIHSKSNSNVVWNVTYSQWVPNNIDNDLIMQNQESLDKLYFTPFHDRSLLAINKDMGTPIWISKLPALAVNIFDVFHNAKQSKEYILLPHPLKVLNDLQVNEGTNRDMVFLNKTSDQDQWIAMSFNNYPTLIKSAPLSKYQAMLNSYYSGVGNSFKELFENYQLSANTPEVVEELISGIHRVVELSGDTAYQPISRFGTSEKNIKRIGDGSTESILDAERGRDKGNSDKSVPNIIDGIRFPAKVSTIGSEIIMLEPYQKDMDAVQNYDSIDSGQNTSINLSSGAILRRILEDLGVLLIILLLILTFGRSNKLVQKLFGDFRAPKDLELSEDDNSNSSDRMADVKQTIVIDASINPDAEVQNEAFTNEKNLRVDENGSSIKIEPSDKVLEDNENPGKSVSSMSTKTLAKKVRIVEPNETTIDNDFAKTTSEPKEYITANNANDKVQNIELEEQTTKKKRKRGSRGGKRGGKHINKNKTKSESDIEEEDDYEERDQSVEVEARRERKVGTRTGTGTGTGTGTSVDSGSGSGEEAYVNKDGEEVVSTKSLIKSVALPPTKTKKKLQIENNLIISDKILGYGSHGTVVFQGSFENRPVAVKRMLLDFYDVANHEVRLLQESDDHPNVIRYFCSQSSESEKFLYIALELCLCTLEDIIEKPQRFADLCIPKRNEILYQLASGLHYLHSLKIVHRDIKPQNILVADMKKTYQIKKNQSSSLSSSLGNENHEEHNNVRLLISDFGLCKKLDNDQSSFRATTQNAASGTSGWRAPELLLHHDLLEISPDSISSVHSAGGIMDPNISSSGKRLTKAIDIFSLGCVFFYILTNGSHPFGDRYLREGNIVKGEYDLSLLIQRCPNDKYESVDLISKLIDANPANRPNASVIMKHPLFWSNHKRLEFIIKVSDTVDRVNRKEPSALLDSLESHAAKVHNMDWRSALDQELVDNLGTYRMYGTEKLADLIRAIRNKCRHYDELPKSLQEKIGTFPDGFYKYFNDRFPHLLMELYYFAEQNLKDEYEYRLFYF, from the coding sequence ATGCACATCATACCTTTTTTAACATCTTTCATATCGCTTATACTTTTAAGTTGTGTTTACTGCTCACCACGACGAGGGGAAAAAGCGAACTCCAATAATATCGAGCTGGCGCAGAATGAGCTCATAAAACCATATAGTAATCTACCGAGAATCCTGCTGCATCAGCAACCTCTTGattaccaacaacaacaacaacaacatcagaACCAACCATCGCTGCAACCACTAGGACAACAGCACCAACAGCATGTACTACAGAATCATGATTCCAACTATCGCATGTCGTCACTTCTACCGTTGCAACTCCGATCCATAGAGGACTGCGAGCTTCAGGATTTACTATTAATAAGTGATATCAACGGTAATTTACATGGCCTTGAACGAGGAACTGGCTCACTTTTATGGACCCTACCTATAGATGAACCATTGGTTAAAGTTCAATCCAATAATTCCTCTGAGAATCAAACATCGGCAAAGTCACAGACTAATATACTATGGTTTGTGGAGCCCTATGACGATGGAACTCTTTTTTACTTCACACCCATGTACGGCCTTAACAAGTTACCAACAAGTATCAAAACATTGGTCATGGAGTCTCCGTTTTCTTTAAGCGGTGATGATAAGATATACACTGGAACACGCAAGACCGCACTATATAGCTTAAATATCCACACAGGTGAAATCAAGTCATCATTCGGCAATCGCGACGAAGAGTGTCCCGTGCCAACAAGCGCCTTACCGCCGAGAGATGCTGAGGATGACACAATAATGATTGGAAAAACAAGATACGAATTGAGTATACACTCAAAATCCAATAGCAATGTTGTTTGGAATGTAACTTACTCTCAATGGGTTCCAAACAATATCGATAATGACTTGATTATGCAGAATCAAGAGTCCCTCGATAAGTTGTACTTTACGCCATTCCATGACCGTTCTTTATTGGCAATAAATAAGGATATGGGAACACCAATATGGATAAGCAAATTACCTGCATTGGCAGTGAATATATTTGACGTGTTTCATAATGccaaacaaagcaaagaataCATCTTGTTGCCACATCCACTCAAGGTTCTTAATGATTTGCAGGTCAATGAAGGAACCAATAGAGATATGGTATTTCTTAACAAGACATCTGATCAAGATCAATGGATAGCCATGAGTTTTAATAACTATCCAACACTAATCAAAAGTGCACCCCTATCCAAATACCAGGCTATGCTAAACAGCTACTACTCTGGTGTTGGAAACTCTTTTAAAGagctttttgaaaattacCAACTATCAGCGAATACACCCGAAGTAGTGGAGGAGTTAATCAGTGGCATACATAGAGTAGTTGAACTTTCGGGGGATACAGCATACCAACCGATTTCAAGGTTTGGTACCTCcgaaaagaatataaagaGAATTGGGGATGGCAGCACCGAATCGATACTTGATGCTGAACGTGGCAGGGATAAAGGCAATAGTGACAAATCCGTGCCAAACATTATTGATGGAATACGGTTCCCTGCGAAAGTTTCAACGATTGGTTCAGAAATTATCATGCTCGAACCTTATCAGAAGGATATGGATGCTGTTCAAAACTACGATTCAATTGATTCTGGACAAAATACAAGTATAAATTTGAGCTCAGGTGCCATATTGAGACGGATATTGGAGGACCTCGGAGTATTGTTGATTATACTTTTGCTTATCTTGACATTTGGAAGATCAAATAAGCTTGTTCAAAAACTATTTGGAGATTTCAGAGCACCAAAGGACTTGGAGTTAAGTGAGGAtgataatagtaatagtagcGATAGGATGGCTGATGTTAAGCAAACAATCGTTATCGACGCATCTATAAATCCTGATGCTGAAGTTCAAAACGAGGCATTTACCAATGAGAAGAATCTCAGAGTTGACGAAAACGGCTCTAGTATAAAAATTGAGCCTAGTGATAAAGTTTTAGAGGATAACGAAAATCCTGGCAAAAGTGTTAGCTCCATGAGCACCAAAACATTGGCAAAGAAAGTTAGAATTGTGGAACCTAATGAAACAACTATTGATAATGATTTCGCAAAAACTACAAGTGAACCCAAAGAGTATATCACAGCCAATAACGCTAATGATAAAGTACAAAATATTGAGTTGGAAGAACAAacgacaaagaagaaacgcAAAAGAGGCAGTCGTGGAGGAAAACGTGGGGGTAAGCATATTAACAAGAATAAAACCAAATCGGAATCCGACATtgaggaagaagatgacTATGAGGAAAGAGATCAAAGTGTAGAAGTTGAAGCaagaagagagaggaaAGTAGGAACACgaactggaactggaactggaactggaacGGGTACCAGTGTTGACTCGGGATCGGGGTCTGGGGAAGAAGCCTATGTAAATAAAGATGGCGAAGAAGTTGTGTCTACAAAGAGTTTGATCAAGAGTGTTGCTTTGCCACCAACTAAAACTAAGAAGAAAttacaaattgaaaataaccTAATTATCTCAGATAAGATTTTAGGATACGGTTCGCATGGAACTGTGGTTTTCCAGGGCTCGTTTGAAAACCGGCCTGTGGCTGTTAAACGCATGTTGcttgatttctatgatgtAGCCAATCACGAGGTGCGCTTATTGCAAGAATCAGATGATCATCCAAATGTTATCAGATATTTTTGTTCACAAAGCTCGGAGTCTGAGAAATTTTTGTACATTGCATTGGagttgtgtttgtgtaCTTTGGAGGATATCATTGAAAAGCCTCAAAGATTTGCCGACTTGTGCATTCctaaaagaaatgaaattcTATACCAACTAGCAAGTGGACTTCATTACTTGCACTCATTGAAGATTGTTCATCGAGATATCAAGCCGCAGAATATTTTGGTTGCCGATATGAAGAAAACATaccaaataaagaaaaaccaGTCGTCATCATTGTCTTCTTCGCTCGGTAATGAGAATCATGAGGAACACAATAACGTGAGACTATTGATTTCTGATTTCGGATTATGCAAAAAATTGGATAATGACCAATCTTCATTCAGAGCCACAACACAGAATGCCGCTTCGGGAACTTCTGGGTGGAGAGCTCCGGAGCTTCTCCTTCATCATGACTTGTTAGAAATTTCGCCTGATTCGATTTCCTCGGTGCACTCTGCTGGTGGCATCATGGATCCCAATATTTCGAGCAGTGGAAAAAGATTGACAAAGGCAATTGACATATTTTCCTTGGGATGtgtctttttttacattttgaCAAATGGTTCGCATCCCTTTGGTGATAGATACTTACGAGAGGGAAACATCGTTAAAGGTGAGTATGATCTTTCCTTATTGATCCAAAGATGTCCTAATGATAAATACGAGTCTGTGGATCTAATATCTAAACTTATTGATGCAAATCCAGCCAATAGACCCAATGCGTCTGTTATCATGAAACATCCTTTATTTTGGTCCAACCACAAGCGTCTTGAATTTATCATAAAAGTAAGTGACACCGTTGATAGAGTTAATCGAAAAGAGCCAAGTGCACTTTTGGACAGCTTGGAATCTCACGCTGCAAAAGTTCATAATATGGATTGGAGATCAGCTTTGGATCAAGAGCTTGTTGATAATTTGGGTACATACAGGATGTATGGCACAGAGAAGTTGGCAGACTTGATTCGAGCCATTAGAAACAAATGTCGTCATTATGATGAGTTGCCAAAGTCATtacaagaaaaaattgggaCCTTCCCCGATGGATTTTACAAATATTTCAATGACAGATTCCCGCATTTATTAATGGAGctttattattttgctGAGCAAAACTTAAAAGACGAGTACGAGTATAGGCTTTTTTACTTCTAA
- the PUR25 gene encoding Bifunctional purine biosynthetic protein PUR2,5 — protein sequence MSLNILVVGNGGREHAIVWRLLQSPTVKHIFVAPGNGGTTTQSSKVTNVPIGSSEKDFVQLQKFALKNDINLVIPGPEQPLVDGITSIFTKVGIPVFGPSAKAAVMEGSKAFSKDFMKKHNIPTARYQNFTNVEDAKKHIEQVDYKIVLKADGIAAGKGVLIPETKEEALKGLNEIMVDKNFGDAGDEIVIEEYLEGDELSILTITDGYSFYNLPAAQDHKRVGDGDKGLNTGGMGAYAPAPIATKEILAKIDKEIIKPTIDGMRQDGFPMTGVLFTGIMLTPTKKPKVLEYNVRFGDPETQTVLPLLSDDTDLAQVMLAAAEHRLDSVKISTKPLFSTTVVMAAGGYPEAYNKGDEIVTKEPLPKDTFIFHAGTSEKDGKVVTSGGRVIASTAIAETLRESVDKAYVGVDHVTFNNKYNRKDIAHRAFRDADKFVKDQTQGVTYADAGVSVDNGNLLVETIKAKVKSTSRAGADSDIGGFGGLFDLKAAGYDTAETLLVAATDGVGTKLRIAQIMDIHNTVGIDLVAMNVNDLVVQGAEPLIFLDYFATGKLDINIAAQFVEGVADGCIQAGCALVGGETSEMPGMYDEGHYDTNGTAVGAVNKNKILPKVSEMKAGNVLIGLRSDGIHSNGFSLVRKIIEISDYEYTSTAPWNTSKTIGEEVLVPTKIYVKQLLPSIEQDLLLGLAHITGGGLVENIPRALPKNLQAQVDISRWEVPEIFKWFGKQGKVPTDDILKTFNLGIGMVLIVAKENVDKVLQSLSEAGEKDALVIGELVEKKNSSDEGCIVNNAEGLY from the coding sequence ATGTCCCTCAATATACTCGTTGTTGGAAATGGTGGTAGAGAGCACGCCATTGTTTGGAGACTATTGCAGTCACCAACCGTTAAGCACATCTTTGTTGCACCAGGAAACGGAGGAACAACCACCCAATCATCAAAAGTCACCAATGTTCCAATTGGCTCCTCGGAAAAAGATTTTgtgcaattgcaaaagtttGCTTTGAAAAACGATATCAATCTAGTGATTCCCGGCCCCGAGCAACCTTTGGTTGATGGAATCACATCGATTTTCACTAAAGTAGGTATCCCCGTGTTTGGACCAAGTGCCAAAGCCGCCGTCATGGAAGGATCAAAagctttttcaaaagactTTATGAAGAAACACAATATCCCAACTGCAAGGTATCAAAACTTTACCAACGTTGAAGATGCCAAGAAACATATCGAACAAGTTGACTATAAGATTGTTTTGAAAGCAGATGGAATTGCCGCTGGAAAGGGAGTCTTGATTCCCGAAACCAAGGAAGAGGCATTAAAAGGATTGAATGAAATTATGGTGGATAAAAATTTTGGTGATGCAGGTGATGAAATTGTTATTGAAGAGTACCTTGAAGGTGACGAATTGAGTATCTTGACAATTACTGATGGTTACTCTTTTTACAATTTACCCGCAGCCCAGGACCATAAGAGGGTTGGCGATGGCGATAAGGGTTTGAACACTGGTGGAATGGGTGCATATGCCCCAGCACCAATTGCAACAAAGGAGATTCTTGCAAAGATCGACAAGGAGATCATCAAGCCAACAATTGACGGTATGAGACAAGATGGGTTTCCAATGACTGGTGTTTTGTTCACCGGTATTATGTTAACACCCaccaaaaaaccaaaagtaTTGGAGTACAATGTGAGGTTTGGTGATCCAGAAACACAAACCGTATTGCCATTGCTTAGTGATGATACAGATCTCGCTCAAGTGATGCTCGCTGCTGCAGAGCATAGATTGGACTCGGTCAAGATCAGCACCAAGCCATTGTTTTCAACAACTGTTGTCATGGCAGCAGGCGGGTACCCAGAAGCATACAACAAAGGTGACGAAATCGTTACTAAAGAGCCATTACCGAAAGACACATTTATTTTCCACGCAGGTACCAGTGAAAAAGATGGCAAGGTTGTTACTAGTGGTGGAAGAGTTATTGCATCTACCGCAATTGCCGAAACCTTGAGAGAGTCTGTCGATAAGGCTTATGTTGGAGTTGACCATGTCACATTTAATAACAAGTACAATAGAAAAGATATTGCACACAGAGCGTTCCGTGATGCAGAcaaatttgtcaaggaCCAAACTCAAGGTGTTACTTATGCCGATGCAGGAGTTTCAGTAGACAACGGTAACTTGCTTGTTGAAACCATCAAGGCCAAGGTCAAGTCTACTTCGAGAGCTGGTGCCGATTCCGATATTGGTGGTTTTGGAGGAttatttgatttgaaaGCCGCTGGATATGATACGGCAGAAACTCTTTTGGTTGCTGCTACAGATGGTGTAGGAACCAAATTGAGAATTGCACAAATTATGGATATCCACAATACAGTGGGTATCGACTTGGTTGCAATGAATGTCAATGACTTGGTTGTACAAGGTGCCGAGCCATTGATCTTCCTTGACTATTTTGCTACTGGTAAATTGGATATTAATATCGCAGCTCAGTTTGTTGaaggtgttgctgatggttgTATTCAAGCTGGTTGTGCATTGGTTGGTGGTGAAACCTCGGAGATGCCAGGAATGTATGACGAAGGTCACTATGATACCAATGGTACCGCAGTGGGAGCTGTGAACAAGAATAAGATTTTGCCTAAAGTTCTGGAAATGAAAGCAGGAAATGTGCTCATTGGGTTAAGATCGGATGGTATCCATTCCAATGGGTTCTCGTTAGTGCGTAAAATCATTGAAATAAGTGATTACGAGTATACTTCTACTGCACCATGGAATACTAGCAAGACCATTGGTGAAGAAGTTTTGGTCCCAACAAAGATTTACGTTAAACAGCTTTTGCCAAGTATAGAACAGGATTTGCTTCTTGGGTTGGCTCACATCACTGGTGGTGGATTGGTTGAAAACATTCCAAGAGCGTTGCCCAAAAACTTGCAAGCCCAAGTCGATATCAGCAGGTGGGAGGTACCCGAGATATTCAAATGGTTTGGCAAGCAAGGTAAAGTTCCTACAGATGATATCTTGAAGACATTCAATTTGGGCATCGGTATGGTGTTGATTGTTGCAAAGGAGAATGTGGATAAGGTGTTACAGAGCTTAAGCGAAGCTGGAGAGAAAGATGCCTTGGTTATTGGTGAGCTTgtagagaagaaaaacagcAGCGATGAGGGATGCATTGTCAACAATGCAGAGGGCTTGTACTAA
- the ERD1 gene encoding protein-ER retention protein: MDEQSGETAAILFNDLIPLPFRILLLIQFLLSLWLLLNIILYNFSSLNVLHLINLSYSQHNYTQLDHSAPTTFGEFATTIPADLSENARLIKGIWSNLKRISLVNFISWFAFKAVKWYNKDLTLLYYSIPVVSFAYVFHRLFYANVNTAGQVRVYTTMKRVLQGGINSLSMRTNDILISDSLVSVSKVLNDFGLFIWNYYVSESIAYNYQLEFLILCIPTFIRIKQCWFEYSSTGKTQHMLNLIKYSTAFGPLLINALIKHTLLRSSDEDRQSGALIQQLTKLNDWWYFLSALNSTYSFIWDIMMDWHLQLFNKLFNPRERFTILRPHKAFPDYIYLIAMSIDFLFRYIWVLKLFIINEELRLSSQIKFLHVFSTFLFGYDAYSFGYVIIEVLEIFRRWVWCFVKLESDWIKVRYEEPREFELSGMNEMGKGLT, translated from the coding sequence ATGGATGAGCAGTCTGGGGAGACTGCGGCGATCTTATTCAATGATCTTATTCCTCTACCTTTCCGCATCTTACTATTAATTCAATTTCTACTACTGTTATGGTTACTATTGAATATCATTTTATACAATTTTTCATCGCTCAATGTTCTACATTTGATTAACTTGTCCTATTCTCAACACAATTACACACAATTAGATCATCTGGCTCCTACAACATTTGGTGAATTTGCAACTACAATACCTGCCGACTTACTGGAAAACGCTAGGTTGATCAAAGGTATATGGCTGAATCTTAAACGAATCTCGTTAGTCAATTTCATCAGTTGGTTTGCATTCAAAGCTGTCAAGTGGTACAACAAGGATTTGACATTGTTGTATTATAGTATCCCAGTTGTGCTGTTTGCATATGTGTTTCACAGGTTGTTTTATGCAAATGTCAACACTGCAGGGCAAGTACGAGTATACACTACGATGAAGCGCGTCTTGCAAGGGGGAATAAATTCCTTGAGCATGAGAACCAATGACATATTGATCAGTGACTCTTTAGTCTCGGTGTCTAAAGTCTTGAATGATTTTGGATTATTCATTTGGAACTATTATGTTAGTGAGTCGATAGCATACAACTATCAATTAGAATTTTTGATCTTGTGCATCCCAACTTTTATCAGAATTAAGCAATGTTGGTTCGAGTACTCGTCAACTGGCAAAACCCAGCACATGCTAAATTTAATCAAGTACTCCACGGCGTTTGGCCCACTTCTAATCAATGCATTAATCAAGCATACATTATTGAGATCAAGTGACGAAGATAGACAATCGGGAGCATTGATTCAGCAGTTGACCAAGCTCAATGATTGGTGGTATTTCCTTTCGGCATTGAACTCGACCTATTCATTTATATGGGACATAATGATGGATTGGCATTTACAACTCTTCAACAAGCTCTTTAACCCAAGAGAGAGATTCACGATTCTTAGACCGCATAAGGCATTTCCAgactatatatatctaaTAGCGATGAGCattgattttttgtttagGTATATATGGGTGTTAAAACTATTTATTATCAATGAAGAATTGAGGTTGAGCTCGCAAATCAAGTTTCTTCACGTATTTTCCACATTCTTGTTTGGATACGATGCATACTCATTTGGGTATGTTATTATCGAGGTGTTGGAAATTTTTAGACGCTGGGTGTGGTGTTTTGTAAAACTAGAAAGTGATTGGATCAAGGTGAGGTATGAAGAGCCTAGAGAATTCGAATTAAGCGGGATGAACGAGATGGGTAAAGGTCTTACATAG
- the mrpl3 gene encoding 54S ribosomal protein L3 mitochondrial (BUSCO:EOG09263CGP) yields the protein MFRQVARPSTLRSLGLLRSGASSCFIHQSARKSQEEASPTSSSTTTANSSDIQSSRSKSLPKNDPQEARQSDYEFRTNNFIHRLPQSTAEQSPLLVALHSRLNLSPKFKLNTLSQCLNLIPATKGDGLANNYGLNVIGKVLMSYYVTEYLLLHYPRLPMSIHNAATDALIGTESLSSIGRSWGIEVDEVSKLDRFLGQESEFLKYGRLRYMSDNKKENRVKDLPGVTEVLSSNSNLTQEDKAYTSAVTAIVGGIYTHCGEVAAKEFISDHILSRKVPLSEMFQFEQPITELIRLCDKLQFQEPLSIRLIAETGRKSASPQFLAGVFVGNEKLGEGIGASLKEAQTRAAVNSLMSYYLYSPISAEGNPVKVPSDEKYKFEGIVDIGDVAI from the coding sequence ATGTTCAGGCAGGTTGCTCGTCCTTCAACTTTAAGGTCATTAGGTCTACTACGCTCAGGAGCATCTTCTTGCTTTATTCACCAATCGGCGAGAAAAAGCCAAGAAGAAGCATCACctacatcatcatcaacaacaacagccaATTCTTCGGACATTCAATCAAGCAGGTCTAAatctttgccaaaaaaCGACCCTCAAGAGGCTAGACAATCAGACTATGAATTTCGTACCAATAACTTTATACATAGGTTGCCACAATCCACAGCTGAACAATCGCCACTTTTAGTTGCATTACACAGTAGACTAAATCTCAGTCCCAAGTTCAAATTAAACACCTTGTCTCAATGTCTCAACTTGATTCCTGCTACAAAGGGTGATGGTTTGGCCAATAATTACGGTTTAAATGTCATTGGTAAAGTGTTGATGAGCTACTACGTTACTGAATATTTACTATTGCATTATCCTAGATTGCCTATGTCAATTCACAATGCTGCAACCGACGCATTGATTGGAACCGAATCTTTGCTGAGTATAGGTAGATCATGGGGTATTGAGGTTGATGAAGTGTCCAAGTTGGACAGATTTTTGGGCCAAGAGTCagagtttttgaaatacGGAAGATTGAGATATATGAGTGAcaataaaaaggaaaataggGTGAAGGACTTGCCTGGTGTCACTGAAGTTTTGAGTCTGAATTCAAATTTGACACAAGAAGATAAGGCTTACACCTCGGCCGTTACTGCCATTGTTGGTGGTATCTATACGCATTGTGGAGAAGTCGCAGCAAAGGAGTTTATCCTGGACCACATTCTCTCAAGAAAAGTCCCGCTTTCCGAAATGTTCCAATTTGAGCAACCAATCACTGAATTGATTAGATTGTGTGATAAATTACAATTCCAAGAGCCCTTGTCAATTAGATTGATTGCTGAGACCGGTAGAAAATCGGCTAGCCCTCAATTCTTGGCTGGTGTGTTTGTTGGTAATGAGAAATTGGGTGAAGGTATTGGAGCAAGCTTGAAAGAAGCACAAACTAGGGCCGCTGTTAATAGCTTAATGAGCTATTACTTGTACTCGCCAATTAGCGCTGAGGGTAATCCAGTGAAAGTACCAAGTGATGAGAAGTATAAGTTTGAAGGTATTGTTGACATTGGCGATGTTGCCATCTAG